Proteins from a genomic interval of Vreelandella profundi:
- the purN gene encoding phosphoribosylglycinamide formyltransferase yields the protein MTNTDYQSDTIKDVTPEPVGARRIVVLVSGNGSNLQALIDAQSHDRLGGGDIVAVISNIADAYGLKRAHEAGIEAVALPHREYDSREAYDGALIKVIERHEPDLIVLAGFMRILTPRFVQRFLGRMLNIHPSLLPNYPGLNTHARALADSVESHGCSVHFVTEELDGGPVVLQAELQVSADDTVETLQEKVRSREHLLYPIAVQWFLEGRLQFSEDGAKMDGQRLPEYGMRLSHADAAEELDEELDDES from the coding sequence ATGACCAATACGGATTACCAAAGCGACACCATTAAAGACGTAACGCCAGAACCTGTCGGTGCTCGACGCATTGTTGTACTGGTTTCCGGCAATGGCAGCAATTTGCAGGCGCTGATTGATGCCCAGTCACATGACCGGTTAGGCGGCGGTGACATCGTTGCGGTCATTTCCAATATCGCTGATGCCTACGGCTTAAAACGTGCCCACGAAGCAGGTATTGAGGCGGTCGCACTGCCCCATCGTGAATACGACAGCCGCGAAGCCTATGATGGCGCATTGATTAAAGTCATTGAACGCCACGAACCGGATCTCATCGTTCTGGCAGGCTTTATGCGTATTTTAACGCCTCGCTTTGTTCAGCGCTTTCTGGGCCGCATGCTCAACATCCACCCCTCGCTGCTGCCCAACTACCCGGGGCTTAATACCCACGCGCGGGCTCTAGCGGACAGCGTGGAAAGCCACGGCTGCAGCGTTCACTTTGTGACCGAAGAGCTCGACGGCGGCCCGGTGGTACTTCAAGCCGAGCTGCAGGTAAGCGCTGACGACACGGTAGAAACGCTTCAAGAGAAGGTACGCTCCCGCGAGCATCTGCTTTATCCGATTGCGGTACAGTGGTTTTTAGAAGGCCGGCTGCAGTTCAGTGAAGATGGCGCCAAAATGGACGGCCAGCGGCTACCCGAATACGGGATGCGCCTCTCACATGCCGATGCGGCTGAAGAGCTTGATGAAGAGCTTGACGACGAATCGTAG
- the dcd gene encoding dCTP deaminase, which yields MSIKSDNWIRRMAKSDAMIEPFEAEQVRYVNDQRVISYGTSSYGYDVRCADEFKVFTNIHSAIVDPKAFDAKSFVDIKGDVCVIPPNSFALARTVEYFRIPRNVLTICLGKSTYARCGIIVNVTPLEPEWEGHVTLEFSNTTNLPAKIYAHEGVAQMLFLESDEVCATSYKDRGGKYMGQRGVTLPRT from the coding sequence ATGAGTATCAAATCTGATAACTGGATTCGTCGCATGGCCAAAAGCGATGCAATGATAGAGCCGTTCGAGGCTGAACAGGTGCGCTATGTGAACGATCAGCGGGTCATTTCCTACGGCACGTCAAGCTACGGATACGACGTTCGCTGCGCTGATGAATTCAAAGTGTTTACCAATATTCACTCGGCGATTGTCGATCCTAAAGCGTTTGACGCGAAAAGCTTTGTCGATATTAAAGGCGACGTTTGCGTTATACCCCCAAACTCATTCGCGTTAGCCCGCACGGTAGAATATTTTCGCATTCCGCGTAACGTGCTGACTATTTGCTTAGGTAAATCTACCTACGCGCGTTGCGGCATTATTGTTAACGTCACGCCGCTTGAGCCGGAATGGGAAGGCCATGTAACGCTTGAGTTCTCGAATACGACGAATTTGCCTGCGAAAATCTACGCCCATGAAGGCGTTGCGCAGATGCTATTCTTAGAGTCCGATGAAGTATGCGCCACTTCGTATAAGGACCGTGGTGGTAAGTACATGGGCCAGCGCGGAGTGACGTTGCCGCGTACCTAA
- the apbC gene encoding iron-sulfur cluster carrier protein ApbC — protein MDGVKHIIAVASGKGGVGKSTVTVNLALALAAQNYRVGVLDADIYGPSQAQMLGVKEGVRPQAAADNKFLPLEAHGIQAMSMAFMVNTREPMVWRGPMVVGAFQQMLTQTQWDNLDFLLIDMPPGTGDIQLTLAQKVPVAGAVIVTTPQDIALLDARKGIEMFRKVNVPVLGVVENMSLYHCENCGHEAAIFGTGGGDSIAQEYDTQVLGRLPLTLSIRELTDSGRPSVVSEPEGTVSQTFAAIAKKVAEAVNMSQNEGPTISFSE, from the coding sequence ATGGATGGGGTTAAGCATATTATTGCAGTGGCATCAGGCAAAGGCGGTGTGGGGAAATCTACCGTTACAGTGAATCTGGCGCTGGCATTAGCCGCACAGAATTATCGCGTGGGCGTTCTTGATGCCGATATTTACGGACCCAGCCAAGCACAAATGCTCGGCGTTAAAGAGGGCGTGCGCCCACAGGCCGCGGCCGATAATAAGTTCCTGCCGCTTGAGGCCCATGGTATTCAAGCCATGTCGATGGCCTTTATGGTTAACACCCGTGAGCCGATGGTATGGCGTGGTCCGATGGTGGTGGGTGCCTTTCAGCAGATGTTGACGCAAACCCAGTGGGATAACCTAGATTTTCTGCTGATTGACATGCCCCCAGGCACCGGTGATATCCAGCTAACGCTGGCGCAAAAAGTGCCGGTAGCAGGCGCCGTGATTGTCACAACGCCGCAAGATATTGCGCTATTAGATGCCCGCAAAGGGATTGAAATGTTCCGCAAAGTTAACGTGCCGGTGCTGGGCGTTGTTGAGAACATGAGCCTCTACCACTGTGAAAATTGTGGCCATGAAGCGGCTATTTTTGGCACTGGAGGCGGTGATAGCATTGCCCAAGAGTACGACACCCAAGTGCTTGGGCGGCTGCCATTAACGCTTTCTATCCGTGAGTTAACGGACTCAGGCAGGCCGAGCGTCGTATCTGAGCCGGAGGGTACAGTCAGTCAAACCTTTGCAGCGATTGCCAAAAAAGTAGCCGAAGCGGTCAATATGAGCCAAAACGAAGGCCCTACCATTTCCTTTAGCGAGTGA
- a CDS encoding kinesin has translation MSEDNHSDNHSDNLPPANKPEPAKKAEMKGLFQDNRVKAIAGIAAIAVVWAIMAQSNASTRQDRVDSLEEQLASAEQEKSQMKQRISEIDEAETNLATLQEERDSLQAQQDEANAALQSAQGDVSEVQTRLDELETERDTLQEEISALNEQLETAENDMTGLREERDEIASTREEAESNLQQVEEARQSAEDARQEAEAARQQAEEQRQQVVDDLSAKEEELSALEEQISQMTEEQASLNEDVSTAQGELDDLMTALDSGREEVASVESNLEERESQLQRLEGQLGEWRDELSTLDSRLADAEKSVSEAATASQSSSAEEDAPENSDESANDDDGGSQESEQNAG, from the coding sequence ATGTCAGAAGACAATCATTCAGATAATCATTCAGACAACCTGCCGCCAGCCAACAAGCCAGAACCAGCAAAAAAAGCGGAGATGAAGGGACTCTTTCAAGACAATCGGGTAAAAGCCATTGCGGGCATCGCGGCAATTGCGGTTGTTTGGGCAATTATGGCGCAGTCTAATGCGAGCACACGTCAAGATCGTGTCGATAGCCTTGAAGAGCAGTTAGCGAGTGCTGAGCAAGAAAAAAGTCAGATGAAGCAGCGCATTAGTGAAATTGATGAAGCTGAAACGAATCTTGCTACGCTGCAGGAAGAGAGGGATTCCTTGCAGGCTCAGCAGGATGAGGCTAACGCCGCGCTCCAGAGTGCTCAGGGAGACGTCAGCGAGGTTCAGACGCGCTTAGACGAGCTTGAAACTGAGCGCGATACCCTGCAAGAAGAAATTTCAGCATTGAATGAGCAGTTAGAAACGGCTGAAAACGATATGACGGGACTGCGCGAAGAACGCGATGAAATCGCCAGCACTCGCGAGGAAGCCGAAAGTAATTTGCAGCAGGTTGAGGAAGCGCGTCAGAGTGCTGAAGATGCCCGGCAAGAGGCCGAAGCTGCACGCCAGCAGGCTGAAGAGCAGCGCCAGCAGGTGGTAGACGATTTAAGCGCTAAAGAAGAGGAGCTGTCTGCGCTGGAAGAGCAGATCAGCCAAATGACCGAGGAGCAAGCTAGCCTAAATGAGGACGTTTCCACTGCTCAGGGCGAGCTTGACGATTTAATGACCGCTCTAGACTCGGGTCGCGAAGAGGTGGCGAGTGTCGAGAGTAATCTTGAAGAGCGTGAAAGTCAGCTGCAGCGCTTAGAGGGCCAGCTAGGCGAATGGCGTGATGAGCTTTCCACGCTAGACAGCCGCTTAGCGGATGCAGAAAAATCAGTCAGCGAAGCCGCTACGGCCTCACAAAGCAGCTCGGCTGAAGAGGATGCGCCTGAAAACAGCGATGAGAGTGCCAACGATGACGACGGTGGCAGTCAAGAATCAGAGCAGAATGCGGGCTGA
- the cobA gene encoding uroporphyrinogen-III C-methyltransferase, whose protein sequence is MEAGQQHVDQPYGWVSLVGAGPGDPELLTLKAYKRLQAADVVLYDRLVSDEILAFIPSEAQRYYVGKARSLHSVPQNEINQALVAWAHQGKRVVRLKGGDPFIFGRGGEELEALRAAKVSVEVIPGVTAASGCAAYAGIPLTHRDHAQSVRFVTGHLQQGECELDWDALARPAQTLVFYMGLGSVRVISQALMKHGLSPQTPLALIEQGTTRQQRTHVGTLSSLPDAFLADDIKPPTLLIVGSVVSLHTTLAWFDVLEGQASGFHEGKHSR, encoded by the coding sequence TTGGAAGCAGGACAACAGCACGTTGATCAGCCATATGGCTGGGTGAGTTTGGTCGGCGCGGGCCCTGGTGACCCAGAATTACTGACGCTTAAGGCCTATAAACGCCTGCAAGCGGCCGACGTTGTGCTCTATGACCGCTTAGTTAGTGATGAGATTCTGGCATTCATCCCTAGCGAAGCGCAGCGCTACTATGTTGGCAAGGCTCGTTCGCTGCACAGCGTCCCTCAAAATGAGATCAATCAAGCGTTGGTGGCATGGGCCCATCAGGGTAAGCGCGTTGTGCGCCTCAAAGGCGGTGATCCTTTTATATTTGGCCGAGGGGGTGAAGAGCTAGAAGCTCTGCGAGCCGCTAAGGTCAGCGTGGAAGTCATTCCTGGCGTCACGGCAGCCTCAGGATGTGCCGCCTATGCAGGCATTCCGCTTACTCATCGAGATCATGCGCAGTCGGTTCGCTTTGTGACCGGCCACTTGCAGCAGGGAGAATGCGAGCTCGACTGGGATGCACTTGCCCGACCCGCGCAAACGCTGGTTTTCTACATGGGGTTAGGCAGCGTTAGGGTCATTAGCCAGGCGCTGATGAAGCACGGGCTGTCGCCACAAACGCCGCTGGCCCTTATTGAACAAGGCACTACTCGCCAGCAGCGTACGCACGTGGGAACCCTTTCATCGCTGCCCGATGCTTTCTTGGCGGACGACATAAAACCACCTACGCTGCTAATAGTAGGCAGCGTGGTGTCCTTACACACGACCCTTGCATGGTTTGATGTGCTTGAGGGTCAGGCGTCAGGCTTTCATGAAGGTAAGCATTCACGTTAG